TTCCCGCCGGGATCACCCGGGTCGAGGGCGCCTTTGGCCGCGGCGATCCGGTGGCGATCACCGGGCCGGGGGGCGAAAGGCTGGCCACGGGGCTGACGCGCTATACCGCCGACGAGGCGGGGCGCATCGCCGGCCATCACAGCGCCCAAATCGAGACGATCCTGGGCTATCCCGGTCGCGCGGCCTTGGTCCATCGCGACGACATGGTGACCTAGCCGCGCACCGGCGTGGGGGCCAGCTGACGGCGCAGCCAGCTGCGCGCGGGGCCCAGATGCCCGGCGGCGGGGCCCGGCGCGGGCAGGGACAGCACATGATCCCGCAGCGCCAGGATCGCCTCGTCGCTGCTGCGCGGCAGCTCGGCGGCGGGGATCGGCGCGCCGATGGTCACGCGATAGCTGGCTTGGGACTTGTTCAGCACCTCGTTGAACAGCGTCACGTCACGCAGCGTCGGATGCAGCCTGTCGAACAGATAGAACAGCCCCGAATTGCGCGCCCGGATGCGCAGCGGGATCACCGGCAGGTCGAACTTGCGCGCGATCATCGCCGCGCTGGCCATCCAGGGACGCTCGGTCAGCGTCAGGCCGCGGCGTTTCGCCAGTCGGCCCGAGGGAAAGATCAGCCCGATCCGCCCCGCCATGATGGCGTCGCGGGTGTAGTCCATCGTCGCGCGGGTCTTGGCATGGCTGCGCTTTTCGACCCGCCATTCGACGGGGGCGATCATGTCGATCATCTGCGGCAGGACCCGGACCATGTCGTGATTGGCATAGATGAACAGATCGTCGCGCAGCTGCGAGATCACCGCGTTCAGAAAGATGCCGTCGGCGATGCCGGTCGGGTGGTTGGCGACGATCAGGGCGGGGCCCGTGGCGGGGATATGCTCCAGCCCCTCGACGGTCAGGTCGCGAACGATCATCTCGGACATGCGGCGAAAGATCTCGGCCGAGGGCAGGTCACGGAACTCGGCCCCTAGCTGGACGGTGCGCGGATAGCGCAGCAGCGCCATCATCGCATGGCGTGCGGCGCGGTGATGCAGGCGACCGGAGAACAGCCAGGGCGCCCGTTCGGCGATCAGCGGGTCCAGGCGCGCCTGCATCTCGGCGCGGGCGGACAGGTTTTCGGACATGACATCCCCCCAAAAATCACCGACCGGCGGCGATCATGCGCGACACCATCTCGCGCGTGTTGCGGCTTAAACCCTCGACCGCGGCAATCCGTTCCAGCGCGGCCTGCGCATGGGCGCGCCGGGGGGCGTCATAGCGGGGCCAGGTCTCGAAGGCGGTGGACATGCGCGCCGCGATCTGCGGATTGGCCGCATCCATCCGCATCAGCCAGTCGGCGGTGAAGGCATAGCCCGTCCCGTCGGCCGCGTGAAAGCCCGCGTGATTGGCCGCCAGCCCGCCTAGCAGCGCGCGGAAGCGGTTGGGATTTCGCCAGTCGAAATCCGCCCGGCGCGACAGGTCCCGGGCCACCGCGACCGCCCGGTCGGGGGGCGCGGCCATGACCTGGACGGCGAACCACTTGTCCATGACCAGGCGGTTGTCGCCGAACTCCTCCTCCAGCATGCGCAGGGCGGCGGTGCCGCGGCCGATGCGGATCAGGCAGGTCAGCGCCGCCATGCGTTCGGTCATGTTCGAGGCGATGCCGAACAGCACCTCGGCCCGGTCGCCGCCGTCGATGCGGTTCAGAAGGCCGAGCGCCGCGATGCGCAGCGACCGCCGCGCCGCCGCATCGGCATCGGGGGAATAGGGGCCGTCCACCGTCATCGCGTCATAGACCGCCGCCAGCAGGCCCTGATGGGTCTGGGCGATGCGTTGGGCCAAGGCCTCGCGCGCGGCATGGATCGCGTCGGGATCGGGGGTCAGGTCGCGGTCGGCCAGATGGGTCGCGATCTCGTCCTCCGATGGCAGGGCCAGGCA
Above is a genomic segment from Paracoccus aestuarii containing:
- a CDS encoding 1-acyl-sn-glycerol-3-phosphate acyltransferase, yielding MSENLSARAEMQARLDPLIAERAPWLFSGRLHHRAARHAMMALLRYPRTVQLGAEFRDLPSAEIFRRMSEMIVRDLTVEGLEHIPATGPALIVANHPTGIADGIFLNAVISQLRDDLFIYANHDMVRVLPQMIDMIAPVEWRVEKRSHAKTRATMDYTRDAIMAGRIGLIFPSGRLAKRRGLTLTERPWMASAAMIARKFDLPVIPLRIRARNSGLFYLFDRLHPTLRDVTLFNEVLNKSQASYRVTIGAPIPAAELPRSSDEAILALRDHVLSLPAPGPAAGHLGPARSWLRRQLAPTPVRG